CAGGAATCGATAGTCGTTTTGCAGTGCTTGTTCATACACCTTCTTCCAGTCCTCACCTATAAACGCCGCTACCAACAAGACCAGCGTAGAGCCCGGCATGTGAAAGTTGGTAAAAAGTCCTTCCACTACTTTGAAGTCATAGCCGGGGTAAATGTAGATTTCTGTTTCTCCTTTCAGTGTGCTGATTTTTTCATCTTCCATCTTTTGAAGAATGGCCTCCATGGCAGTTTGCAGGGAGATTCCTTGTAGCTCCTCGAGGTAGGCTGTGTCTTTTTGAATCGAAAATTGTGCTTTAGCGTTTTGGGCTAACATAGCACCATACCAATAGGTGCTTTCCAATGTCCTCATGGCCGTGGTGCCTACTGCCAGCACAGGTCCTTTGCTGCCCAGGATATTTTCTATGTTGTGACGATGGATGATGATGCGCTCATTGTGCATATCATGTGCCTTGAAGTCTTCTGTTTTGATCGGTCGAAAAGTACCAGCACTGACATGAAGTGTTACTCTGTCGATTTTACAGCCTTGAGATTCAATTTTTGTTAAGATCTCATCGGTGAAATGCAGTCCGGCAGTAGGAGCAGCTACGGCTCCTTCCTTTTCAGAAAATACGGTTTGATATCGACTTTTGTCTTCTTCAGTTTCTTCTCTGTTGAGGTAGGGGGGCAAAGGAACATGACCAGCTGATTCTACTATGGTCAGGAATTCATCGGCAGTATCCCAGCTGAACTCCACCAGTCCATGCGATCGGTCAATCAATTTGGCCTCTAGTTTGATATTGTTGAGTTTCAGCGAAATGGTGGTTCCATCTTTCCATTTTTTCAGGTTTCCGATCATACATTTCCAGGTACAGGTTTTTTGCGCCTTCAGTGCATTTTGAAATTCGGTGTATGGAGAGACGGGTTCGGTAAGAAATACCTCTATTTTAGCTCCTGTCTCTTTTTGGAAGAATAATTGCGCGGCTATGACCTTGGTGTTGTTGAGAAACAGAGTGGCATCCTCTGGGATGAAATCAGTTACATTTTTGAAGCTATCGTGTCGAATATTCTGATTTTGATAGATCAAAATTTTAGAATCGTCGCGATTTTCTAAGGGATGCTTGGCGATTTTTTCTTCTGGCAAGTCGAAAAGATAATGGGCCAGTGCGGAATTTTCTTTGATCATATCTAGATGTAGTTCGACCTCAAAATTCTTGTTTTCTTGGCATAATTTGATGGTAAAGTCCAATTTTCTTATGTAATTAGTGGCACTTATGGGTTTCAAACTTGAATTTGCTTTACACACCCTGGAATTTAAATTCGATGCAGGTACTTCGCGCGGGGTTCTCAAAACCAAGGATGCGTGGATTCTGAAGTTAACCCACACCAAAATGCCTGATTTGGTAGGCTATGGGGAGGTGAGTACAATTGATCGCCTAAGCCATGATTATCAATTGGATTTCAAGGTAGAATTAGAATTGCTCGCCGAAGAAATAAGGGGAAGTAGACTCCCAGAATCATCGGAGCAGGTTTATAAGTTGGTTCAAAATCTGGTAGATGAACAAAAGCCGGCCATACGCTTCGGACTGGAAACGGCACTGTTAGATTTGATCAATGGAGGGGGATTCCAGATTTTTAAAAATGATTTTTTTCAGAAGGAACGACGTATCCCGATCAATGGCTTGATCTGGATGGGTGAAGAAAAATTCATGCTGGATCAAATCGATGAAAAACTCAAAAAAGGCTTCAAATGTCTGAAGATGAAGATTGGGGCGATTGATTTTGAGACGGAGTTGAAGATATTGGGCTCTATTCGTGAAAAGTTTTCAGCTGATGAACTGACTCTTCGTGTAGATGCCAATGGTGCATTCCGAACGCAGGATGTGCTGCTGAAGCTTGATCAGCTAGCACAATTTGATTTGCACTCTATCGAGCAGCCCATCATGCCTCGGCAGTATCATGCGATGCAGTTGACATGCAAGCGATCTCCAGTGCCAGTTGCCTTGGACGAAGAATTGATCGGAGTATTTGACAAAAAGGAAAAGCGAAAATTACTCTCAGGTATCAATCCTCCTTATATCATTTTGAAGCCTTCTCTTCTTGGCGGGTTCCATGCTACTAAGGAATGGATTGATTTGGCAGAGGAGTTGAAAATTGGCTGGTGGATTACTTCAGCGCTAGAGAGTAACATTGGCTTAAATGCTATCTGTCAGTTTACTGCCGAGTATCAGAATTTGCCTCATCAGGGGCTAGGCACGGGTCAACTTTATACCAACAATTTTTATTCTCCACTCACAATAGATGGTGAGGAGATTTACTATCATGAGAACTTCTCCTGGGACCTTTCTGCCTTGAAATTCATCAAGTAGTCTACAAAAGGACCTAACTGGTCGAAAAAGGTGGAATCACGAAACCTTTTGCTTCACTTTTACTTTTAAATAATCGCGAATCAAGATTCGTTATTACACTTTTCAAAATTGTCAAAATAAGTTTTTGCTGGACTCGGCGGCTTCTTCGGCTAAGAGTTCAGCATTTTTTTTGCCCAAATAGCGATCGATGATGGCATGGCCCAGGTAGATGAATGGGGTCATCAGAATGGCAATAATGAATTTGTAGATATAATTGACAATGCCGATGGCGATCACTTGCTCGAATGGCCAGTTGCCCCAGACATAAAAGGCAATGAACAGCACCACGAAACTGTCGATGAACTGAGAAACGAGCGTACTACCCGTGGCTCTGAGCCATATTTTGCCTGAGCCTGTGATTCTACGGAGTTTTTGAAAAACGAATACATCTAGCAATTGGGCTATGAGAAAAGCGACCAGAGACCCGATGATTATCCCCAGCCCTTGCTGAAAGATCAGCTTGTAGGCAAAATCAATATTGAAAGGATTGCCTTGATTGTCCTGGTTGTTGAAGTCCAGCCAAAAATCTGCTGGCGGTAGTAGAGTGATCACATAGATCATCAAAAAAGCTACACTGATCAATCCTGCAGTTAGGAAACTGATCTTTTTGACCCCTTTCTTTCCAAAGTACTCATTGATGATATCTGTAGTGATGAAGACCACGGGCCAGAGAATAACTCCAGCTGTGAGATCAAAATTGAGGACGAAATCTCCAAAGGTGTTGATCTGCGCGGGCGCTGTACCCAATAGCTTCTCCAATGAGAATATTTTTATTCCTAGGATTTCTGCCAGCAGGGCATTCATGATGAACAGACCACCGAGAATTAGGAACAGATTGTTTTTCTTTTCTTGGTATGCGGTTTCTTTCATGTATTAATCTTCTGAGAATTCATGCCCCTCCAGTGCTAATTCCGTTTTTTCGAAAACTGATTTGGCCTCATCGAGCATGGGTTGTAGGTCTTTGTATCGGGTAGAAAAATGCCCAATCAATAATCTGCCTACATTGGCTTTTTGGGCGATTAATGCCGCTTCAGTAGTGGTTGTGTGATGGGTTTGCGCAGCTCTTTCCTTCATGTCCTCCATGAATGTGGCTTCATGGTAAAGCATGTCTACTCCCTGGATATAAGGAATGATGGCTTCATCATATTTAGTGTCCGAACAAAAGGCATAGGTTCTAGATGGTGCCGGAGGTAAAGTATATTCCTTATTGGCATATTTAACCTTTCCTTCCTCGTCAAGTATGTCTTCTCCATTCTTCAATTGAATGATGCGAGAAGGAGGGAGATCGATCGGGAGCAGTTTTCTGTTGATCCGTCGTTTTTTAGGTTTTTCTTCGAAAAGAAAACCTGAACAAGGAATGCGATGGTTGAGAGGGAAGGAATAAATCTGAATGTTTTGGTTTTCGAAAAGCAACTGCTTATCACCATATTCCCATTCGGTCAGATTGATTTTGTAATTGAGGTTGGTTTGTGAATACTTCAGATTGATCGCTATGATATCTTTCAAGCCCGGAGGGCCATAGATATTTAGGTCTTTTTGCCTTCCGTATAGGTGCAGTGAAGAGATCAGTCCAATCAATCCATAATAATGATCCCCATGCAAGTGGCTGATGAAGATATGATCAATTTTTTGAGCCTTGATTTTATTCTTCTTCAGTTGCAACTGCGTTCCTTCACCACAATCAATGAGAAAGGGCACTTGCATCATGGTCAGCAGTTGTGACGTTTGGTTTCTGTTATGTGCAGGAACCGACGCATTGGATCCGAGTATTTTTACACTGAATGGCAATAGAAAGGGGTCTAAGAAAGTGAAAAGGGGATTATTCTTCCCCTTCTTTAAAGCCCTGCTCCAATTCGTTCATGAAAACCAAATCGATGGCCTCTTCTACGGTTGGAAGGATTTCGAGCACCTTGTCTAGTTGCGAAATGCTGATCAGTTTCATGGCATGATCTGACACACTGCAAAGGATGAAAGAACCTCCAGCCTCTGTAAAAACGCGGTTACCGACTAGCAAAGCACTAAGCCCCGAAGAGTCAATGTACTTGACATCAGAGAGATCTACGATCATATTAGCTACTCCTTGTCCCTGAAAAGCCAGAAATTCTGTCTTCAACTCTGCAGAGATGGTAGAGTCTAATTTTTCCTCGTTGAATTTAATCGTATTGTATTTCTCCTGTCTGTCTAATGTGAACTTCATAGTATCTTATTTTCTCCTCTTCTATTGTAAATTAAGCGATTTTTCGATGTTTTCTTTTATTCGATTGGAAATATCTGAAGTGTCTTCTTTGACAAAACTGTCTCCTGTTATCTTTTCGAATAGTTCGATGTAGCGATCTGAAATTGAGGTGATTTTCTCCTCGGTCATTTCAGGGATGCGCTGCCCTTCTTTGCCTTGAAAGCCTTCAGCGATTAACCATTGACGTACAAACTCCTTTGAAAGTTGTCTTTGAGGCTCACCTTTTGCCTGTAATTCGGCATAAGTGTCCGCATAAAAGTATCTCGAAGAGTCTGGGGTGTGAATCTCGTCGATCAGGATGATCTTTCCTTCATACATCCCAAATTCATATTTCGTATCTACGAGAATCAACCCTCTCTCGGCTGCCATCTCGGTTCCCCTCTGGAAAAGCGCCTGGGTATATTCTTCCAGTTGGGTATAAAGGTCCTCAGCTACGATCCCTTGCTTTAGGATTTCCTCTCTCGATATGTCCTCATCGTGTCCCTCTGCTGCTTTGGTAGTAGGAGTGATGATAGGAGCGGGGAGCTTGTCGTTTTCTTTTAATCCTTCAGGCAGAGCCACTCCACATAGCATTCGTTTGCCATCTCGGTATTCTCTCCAGGCATGGCCCGCCAGATACCCTCTTATCACCATTTCCACTTTGAAAGGGTCACATCTTTTACCGATTGTTACATTTGGGTCCGGTACGCTATCTACCCAGTTGGGTACGATATCCGCTGTAGCTTCAAGAAATCGAGCGGCAATTTGGTTGAGCACCTGGCCTTTGTAAGGAATCGGCTCAGGTAGCACTACGTCAAATGCCGAAATCCTATCACTGGCCACCATGGCCAATTGATCTTCGAACTCATATACATCACGTACTTTGCCTGTGTACTTCTTCGTCTGACCTGCAAAGTGATAATCGGTAGATTTAAGACCTTTATTCATGGAGGCAAATCTAAGGTATTGAGAGGAAAAGAAATAAATAAGCATCACTTGCTATTGGTAAATTTTACACTGCCTGAAAATGCTTCTGAGCTTAGTGTTTTTATCCATTAAGGAGAAATGGATGGGAGTGATCCTAAGGGAGCTTAATGTCTATTATGATCGTATAGATTGGATTCCTAATGTTGAGTATCGGACTAGGTTAAGAAGCAGAAAAATCAGGTAGATTCGCTATAAAACCTGCTGTCAGAGTGTATTTCTAGGGATTAATTCAAAATCATTTTTAAGTTTGATTGGTTTGTTGTCCAGAATCGCCTTGGCTGCCTCCTGGCCCATTTTTTCAAAGTTGGTGGTGATGACAGAAATACCATCGACCAATACTTCTTTTAGTGGGGTGTCATTGTAGGAAATTATTCCCACGTCTTGTCCTAGTTGAAGGCCCGCCGCTCGAGCCTGTTTGATCAGGTTTACTAGATCAGTTTCTTCTATTATAATATAAGCAACTTGCTTTTCTATCTTGTCCTCAGGTTTGATCTCATTCGTGATTTCGAACTGCACCTGGTGAAAGGAACAAAAACGTCTAAAACCCAGAATAATCTCTTTGGGGTAGGGGTAATTTTGATTTTCGGGAAATACGAGCACCAACCTTTCATATTTTTTGATCTGCTCGATTCCAGAAACTAGCGCATCATATATGTCCATTTTAAAGTCCTGATAGATAATGGAATGAAAATGGTCAACCCCATCTATTTGATGATCCAGTAGTAATATTTTTTCTTTGGGAAGTTGCTTTAGTATAGCATCAAACTCCTTAAGATCATACTGAATAAAATGCGGCATGATGATGTAGTAGTTGTAGTCAGTCAACCTTTCTCTTAGGATCTTGCTGAAAATCTCGTAACTACAGTGGTAAATGAATAAATCCAAATGTGCTTTTTCGGACAATTCGGAGGCGATTCTGTTGAAAATAACTTTCTTGTAGGAGCTCAGTTTGTTGAATAAAACAAGGATTTTTAGCCGGGACTGTGGGTTGGTGTTTTTGATGTAGTATCCCTTGCCTTTGACAGATTCAATTACCCCTTGTTTTTTTAATTCGTTGTAGGCTTTTTCGACTGTGTCTCGTGCCAGTATATAATCAAAGCTAAGTTTGTTAATAGAAGGTAATTTTTGGCCATACTTGATGGAGTCAGCCTCTATTTTCCCGATTATACTTTTGACAATTTGCTTGTATTTGGGTGTACTGGACCCCTCACTAATTTCCAAACTCAGAAATTCTTCCATTCACTTTTTTTTAAAGTATCTCAAGCCCAATTCACAAATATAGTGGATTTTGATTGGTTGCCTAGTCGGAGTGAAAAGGCTCTTTTGTGGTGATTTGTCTACAGATTTAGCAGAAATTTCTTTGTTGAAAAGCGGTAAAGTACAGGATGGCCCTTACTGTAGTCGTGCCCAACTTAGCCAAACTTAAAATTGTAGAATAAATATACTTCAGAGATAAAATGAGCACACAGACTTTTAAGCACGTAGATTATTTGTGGGAAGAAGACAAAGCGGGGGCACTCGCAGGAGATGAGGTAGCATTGCTACTGTACAGATCCAATATATTAGGGGCAGACCTTCGTATTACCAACTATGGAGGTGGCAATACGAGTTGTAAAACCATGGAAAAAGACCCATTGACCGGAGAAGAGGTAGAAGTCATGTGGGTGAAAGGATCAGGGGGAGATATTGGTACCCTCAAGCGCGATGGACTAGCTGGGCTCTATGTGGACAAGCTTCGTGCCCTCAAAAATGTTTACAGAGGGTTGGAACATGAAGATGAGATGGTGGCTTTGTTCAATCATTGTATTTATGACTTGGACTCTAGGGCTCCTTCTATCGATACACCACTTCATGCTTTGTTGCCTTACAAGCATATCGATCATTTGCACCCGGATGCAGCCATCGCTATCGCTGCTTCTAAAGACGGTGAAAAGATCATCAAAGAGGTATATGGCGATAATTTTGCGTGGATTCCATGGCAAAGACCGGGTTTTGACTTGTCGCTTAAACTGGAGGCAGCCATAGAAGAAAACCCTAACTTGAAAGGACTGTACCTGGGAGGTCATGGACTTTTTACCTGGGGAGAAACAGCTTATGAGTGTTACATCAACAGCTTAGAGGCGATAGAGAAGGCCAGCGTGTATATAGAAGACCGTGCAGGAAAAGAGAGACCTGTTTTTGGAGGTCAAAAAGTGGAGGCTTTGCCAGCAGATCAAAGAAAAGAACAAGCGTCTCAACTAGCCCCTGTGCTTAGAGGTCTTGCCTCTAGTTATGCGAGAATGGTTGGGCATTTTTCGGATAGTGATCGTGTGCTCGAATTCATCAATAGCAAGGATCTCGATCGTCTGGCACCACTGGGAACCAGCTGTCCCGATCATTTCTTGAGAACTAAAATTAGTCCTTTGGTCTTAGACCTACCTATGGATATCGATTTGTCTGACAAGGAGGCCATCAAAGAAAAGATTGCACCAGCCTTTGAAACTTATCGTGCATCCTACCAGGATTACTACGAAAAGCACAAAAGAAACAACAGCCCGGCCATGAGAGACCCCAATCCGGTTATCATATTGTGGCCTGGAGTAGGACTTTTTTCTTTTGCTAAAAACAAGCAAACTGCTCGTGTGGCCAGTGAGTTTTATATCAATGCGATCAACGTAATGCGTGGTGCTGAGGCGATTTCTGAATATGTTTCTTTGCCATTGCAAGAGGCCTTCGATATCGAATATTGGTTGCTGGAAGAAGCCAAGCTTCAGCGTATGCCAAAAGAAAAACCAATGTCTAGAAAAGTGGCGTTAATCACTGGTAGCGCAGGCGGAATAGGCAAAGCAGTGGCTGATGTGTTATCTGCTGAGGGAGCGTGTGTGGTCATTACGGATATTGATGAGGATCGCCTCAAAGAGGCCAATGATACCTTCGGTAGAGATGTGTCTACCTATGCTGTGTTGGATGTGACGGACGAAAAAAGCATAGAGGCCGCTTACAAAAAGGCCTGCTTAGAATTTGGTGGAGTAGATGTGGTAGTTAACTCTGCTGGACTGGCCATCTCCAAGCCGCTCGAGTCGACTACTGAAGATGACTATAATCTGCTCATGAATGTACTGACCAAAGGCCAGTTCACTGTGTCCCAAAAAGGAGTGGAAATTTTGCGTGCTCAAGGCTTAGGTGGTGATATTGTCAATATTGCTAGTAAGAATGGATTGGTTTCAGGTCCAAACAATGTGGTCTACGGTACTGCCAAAGCTGCTCAACAGCACATGTCCAGACTGCTGGCCGCTGAGCTAGGCAAGGACAAAATCCGCGTGAATGTAGTGAACCCTGATGCTGTGATAGAAGGTAGCAAAATCTGGGAAGGCAAATGGGCAGAAGGACGTGCCAAGGCTTATGGTATTTCTGTAGAAGAGCTGCCAGGTCACTATGCCAAGCGTACGCTACTCAACGAAATCATCAGTACTGAAGATATCGCCAATGGTGTGTTCAGCTTTGTAGGTGGAAAACTTAGCAAAAGCACAGGTAATACA
This is a stretch of genomic DNA from Reichenbachiella ulvae. It encodes these proteins:
- a CDS encoding phosphoribosylaminoimidazolesuccinocarboxamide synthase codes for the protein MNKGLKSTDYHFAGQTKKYTGKVRDVYEFEDQLAMVASDRISAFDVVLPEPIPYKGQVLNQIAARFLEATADIVPNWVDSVPDPNVTIGKRCDPFKVEMVIRGYLAGHAWREYRDGKRMLCGVALPEGLKENDKLPAPIITPTTKAAEGHDEDISREEILKQGIVAEDLYTQLEEYTQALFQRGTEMAAERGLILVDTKYEFGMYEGKIILIDEIHTPDSSRYFYADTYAELQAKGEPQRQLSKEFVRQWLIAEGFQGKEGQRIPEMTEEKITSISDRYIELFEKITGDSFVKEDTSDISNRIKENIEKSLNLQ
- a CDS encoding GntR family transcriptional regulator, producing the protein MEEFLSLEISEGSSTPKYKQIVKSIIGKIEADSIKYGQKLPSINKLSFDYILARDTVEKAYNELKKQGVIESVKGKGYYIKNTNPQSRLKILVLFNKLSSYKKVIFNRIASELSEKAHLDLFIYHCSYEIFSKILRERLTDYNYYIIMPHFIQYDLKEFDAILKQLPKEKILLLDHQIDGVDHFHSIIYQDFKMDIYDALVSGIEQIKKYERLVLVFPENQNYPYPKEIILGFRRFCSFHQVQFEITNEIKPEDKIEKQVAYIIIEETDLVNLIKQARAAGLQLGQDVGIISYNDTPLKEVLVDGISVITTNFEKMGQEAAKAILDNKPIKLKNDFELIPRNTL
- a CDS encoding STAS domain-containing protein, which gives rise to MKFTLDRQEKYNTIKFNEEKLDSTISAELKTEFLAFQGQGVANMIVDLSDVKYIDSSGLSALLVGNRVFTEAGGSFILCSVSDHAMKLISISQLDKVLEILPTVEEAIDLVFMNELEQGFKEGEE
- a CDS encoding queuosine precursor transporter, giving the protein MKETAYQEKKNNLFLILGGLFIMNALLAEILGIKIFSLEKLLGTAPAQINTFGDFVLNFDLTAGVILWPVVFITTDIINEYFGKKGVKKISFLTAGLISVAFLMIYVITLLPPADFWLDFNNQDNQGNPFNIDFAYKLIFQQGLGIIIGSLVAFLIAQLLDVFVFQKLRRITGSGKIWLRATGSTLVSQFIDSFVVLFIAFYVWGNWPFEQVIAIGIVNYIYKFIIAILMTPFIYLGHAIIDRYLGKKNAELLAEEAAESSKNLF
- a CDS encoding o-succinylbenzoate synthase codes for the protein MGFKLEFALHTLEFKFDAGTSRGVLKTKDAWILKLTHTKMPDLVGYGEVSTIDRLSHDYQLDFKVELELLAEEIRGSRLPESSEQVYKLVQNLVDEQKPAIRFGLETALLDLINGGGFQIFKNDFFQKERRIPINGLIWMGEEKFMLDQIDEKLKKGFKCLKMKIGAIDFETELKILGSIREKFSADELTLRVDANGAFRTQDVLLKLDQLAQFDLHSIEQPIMPRQYHAMQLTCKRSPVPVALDEELIGVFDKKEKRKLLSGINPPYIILKPSLLGGFHATKEWIDLAEELKIGWWITSALESNIGLNAICQFTAEYQNLPHQGLGTGQLYTNNFYSPLTIDGEEIYYHENFSWDLSALKFIK
- a CDS encoding ribonuclease Z, which codes for MPFSVKILGSNASVPAHNRNQTSQLLTMMQVPFLIDCGEGTQLQLKKNKIKAQKIDHIFISHLHGDHYYGLIGLISSLHLYGRQKDLNIYGPPGLKDIIAINLKYSQTNLNYKINLTEWEYGDKQLLFENQNIQIYSFPLNHRIPCSGFLFEEKPKKRRINRKLLPIDLPPSRIIQLKNGEDILDEEGKVKYANKEYTLPPAPSRTYAFCSDTKYDEAIIPYIQGVDMLYHEATFMEDMKERAAQTHHTTTTEAALIAQKANVGRLLIGHFSTRYKDLQPMLDEAKSVFEKTELALEGHEFSED
- a CDS encoding S-adenosylmethionine:tRNA ribosyltransferase-isomerase gives rise to the protein MIKENSALAHYLFDLPEEKIAKHPLENRDDSKILIYQNQNIRHDSFKNVTDFIPEDATLFLNNTKVIAAQLFFQKETGAKIEVFLTEPVSPYTEFQNALKAQKTCTWKCMIGNLKKWKDGTTISLKLNNIKLEAKLIDRSHGLVEFSWDTADEFLTIVESAGHVPLPPYLNREETEEDKSRYQTVFSEKEGAVAAPTAGLHFTDEILTKIESQGCKIDRVTLHVSAGTFRPIKTEDFKAHDMHNERIIIHRHNIENILGSKGPVLAVGTTAMRTLESTYWYGAMLAQNAKAQFSIQKDTAYLEELQGISLQTAMEAILQKMEDEKISTLKGETEIYIYPGYDFKVVEGLFTNFHMPGSTLVLLVAAFIGEDWKKVYEQALQNDYRFLSYGDTSLLMR
- a CDS encoding bifunctional aldolase/short-chain dehydrogenase, whose product is MSTQTFKHVDYLWEEDKAGALAGDEVALLLYRSNILGADLRITNYGGGNTSCKTMEKDPLTGEEVEVMWVKGSGGDIGTLKRDGLAGLYVDKLRALKNVYRGLEHEDEMVALFNHCIYDLDSRAPSIDTPLHALLPYKHIDHLHPDAAIAIAASKDGEKIIKEVYGDNFAWIPWQRPGFDLSLKLEAAIEENPNLKGLYLGGHGLFTWGETAYECYINSLEAIEKASVYIEDRAGKERPVFGGQKVEALPADQRKEQASQLAPVLRGLASSYARMVGHFSDSDRVLEFINSKDLDRLAPLGTSCPDHFLRTKISPLVLDLPMDIDLSDKEAIKEKIAPAFETYRASYQDYYEKHKRNNSPAMRDPNPVIILWPGVGLFSFAKNKQTARVASEFYINAINVMRGAEAISEYVSLPLQEAFDIEYWLLEEAKLQRMPKEKPMSRKVALITGSAGGIGKAVADVLSAEGACVVITDIDEDRLKEANDTFGRDVSTYAVLDVTDEKSIEAAYKKACLEFGGVDVVVNSAGLAISKPLESTTEDDYNLLMNVLTKGQFTVSQKGVEILRAQGLGGDIVNIASKNGLVSGPNNVVYGTAKAAQQHMSRLLAAELGKDKIRVNVVNPDAVIEGSKIWEGKWAEGRAKAYGISVEELPGHYAKRTLLNEIISTEDIANGVFSFVGGKLSKSTGNTLNVDGGVAAAFVR